From the genome of Salvelinus namaycush isolate Seneca chromosome 10, SaNama_1.0, whole genome shotgun sequence, one region includes:
- the LOC120054346 gene encoding phosducin-like has translation MSGNVDEEAKVTHTGPKGVINDWRRFKLESMDQESLPPQKRELLRQMSSPHRPKDDGRGGLNRKMSVQEYELIKEDDEKCMKKYRKQCMQEMHERLSFGPKFEGVYELDSGEAFLEVIEKEHRLTVVVVHIYKEGIKGCDALNSCLDCLATEYTSVKFCKIDAGVTGAGERFTDDVLPTMLVYKAGELLGNFLATNQHFNEEFFATDVEAFLNGYGLLPEKDLVVGGEEEEAAVDVEAVE, from the exons ATGTCTGGAAACGTCGATGAGGAGGCCAAAGTCACCCACACAG GCCCAAAGGGAGTGATCAATGACTGGAGGAGGTTTAAGCTTGAGAGCATGGACCAGGAGTCCCTGCCCCCCCAGAAGAGAGAGCTGCTCAGGCAGATGTCCTCCCCACACAGGCCCAAAGACGACGGCAGGGGAGGCCTCAACCGCAAG ATGAGCGTACAGGAGTACGAGCTGATTAAGGAGGATGACGAGAAGTGCATGAAGAAGTACCGCAAGCAGTGCATGCAGGAGATGCACGAGCGCCTCAGCTTCGGTCCCAAGTTCGAGGGCGTGTACGAGCTGGACAGCGGCGAGGCATTTCTGGAGGTCATTGAGAAGGAGCACCGGCTCACCGTGGTGGTGGTGCACATCTACAAGGAGGGGATCAAAGGTTGCGATGCGCTCAACTCCTGCCTGGACTGCCTGGCCACCGAGTACACTAGCGTCAAGTTTTGCAAGATCGACGCCGGGGTGACTGGTGCGGGGGAGCGCTTCACTGATGACGTCCTGCCCACCATGCTGGTGTATAAGGCTGGCGAGCTGCTGGGGAACTTCCTGGCCACCAACCAGCACTTCAACGAGGAGTTCTTCGCCACCGACGTGGAGGCTTTCCTCAACGGCTACGGCCTGCTGCCGGAGAAAGATTTAGTCgttgggggagaggaggaggaggcagccgTGGATGTGGAGGCAGTGGAGTGA
- the LOC120054345 gene encoding protein odr-4 homolog: MTPLKEDNPGGLMNEDDKDYILDHAEHLNRMVPGGLSVLGMFVVSPSHQTKESHMKMRRKSSKSATWSYLQWMTAFWPVAVCPMDIDLMFPIKDKTRHGLMQAMKRNNSQRIKIQGQIFIPTAGGKLGERPSTASVQVCSCILRLKGSLGCRAYMNPARTTAKTTTMYIKRDIIRSVYSSAKNFFEHLINDENSAKAFMGSQPLAKRVFFLVPDTGISLCDYILSSETEAAVQERVREWAGFTIPDGQLHITQQLVQGRLEWHQDSEEGMDSTWVPVYKIQQRRKITMGVAVASGVSLVACLVYRLFLEE; the protein is encoded by the exons ATGACCCCACTAAAGGAGGACAATCCTGGTGGCCTGATGAATGAGGATGACAAAGACTACATCCTAGATCACGCAGAACAT CTGAACCGCATGGTTCCTGGAGGACTGTCTGTGTTGGGCATGTTTGTGGTCTCCCCGTCCCATCAGACCAAAGAGAGCCATATGAAAATGAGGCGG AAATCTTCTAAATCTGCGACATGGAGTTACCTGCAGTGGATGACAGCATTCTGGCCTGTTGCTGTCTGCCCCATGGACATCGACCTGATGTTCCCTATCAAGGACAAGACCCGCCACGGTCTGATGCAGGCCATGAAG AGGAACAATTCACAAAGAATAAAGATTCAAGGCCAGATCTTCATCCCAACG GCAGGGGGCAAGCTGGGGGAGAGGCCGTCCACTGCGTCAGTGCAGGTATGCAGCTGTATCCTGAGACTGAAGGGGAGTCTGGGGTGCAGAGCGTACATGAACCCTGCAAGGACCACTGCCAAGACCACCACCATG TACATCAAGAGGGACATCATCAGGAGTGTCTACAGCAGTGCCAAAAACTTCTTTGAACATCTGATAAATGATGAAAACTCAG CGAAGGCATTCATGGGCTCCCAGCCCTTGGCTAAGCGGGTGTTCTTCCTGGTTCCCGATACTGGCATCTCTCTGTGTGACTACATACTCTCCTCTGAGACGGAGGCAGCTGTccaggagagggtgagggagtgGGCAGGCTTCACCATCCCTGATGGGCAGCTCCATATCACCCAGCAGCTGGTACAGGGCAGGTTGGAGTGGCACCAAG ATTCAGAGGAAGGCATGGACAGCACCTGGGTCCCGGTGTACAAGATCCAGCAGAGGCGCAAAATCACCATGG GTGTGGCAGTGGCTTCAGGAGTCTCCCTGGTGGCCTGTCTCGTCTATAGGCTCTTCCTAGAAGAGTGA